Proteins from one Mycobacterium sp. EPa45 genomic window:
- a CDS encoding glycosyltransferase family 4 protein translates to MRIGMVCPYSFDVPGGVQSHILQLAEVMRERGHDVSVLAPSSPHVKLPDYVVSGGKAVPIPYNGSVARLRFGPATHRRVKKWLIGGEFDVLHLHEPNAPSLSMLALQAAEGPIVATFHTSTTKSLTLSVFQGILRPYHEKIVGRIAVSDLARRWQMEALGSDAVEIPNGVDVTALASAPRLEGYPRPGKTVLFLGRFDEPRKGMAVLVGALPRLVEQFDDIEILIVGRGDEDKLREECGELARHLKFLGQVDDAEKAAALRSADVYCAPHTGGESFGIVLVEAMAAGTPVVASDLDAFRRVLLDGKAGRLVPVDDSDAMAEALIEVLGDDALRKRYVAAADVAVRRYDWPVVADQIMRVYETVAGAGIKVQAAGSSAGRSEATRGSS, encoded by the coding sequence ATGCGGATCGGGATGGTCTGCCCGTACTCGTTCGACGTTCCCGGCGGGGTGCAGTCGCACATCCTGCAGCTGGCCGAGGTGATGCGCGAGCGTGGCCATGACGTCAGTGTGCTGGCACCGTCATCGCCGCACGTGAAGCTTCCCGACTACGTCGTCTCCGGTGGCAAGGCGGTGCCGATTCCGTACAACGGGTCGGTGGCGCGGCTACGGTTCGGCCCGGCCACCCACCGCCGGGTCAAGAAGTGGCTCATCGGCGGCGAATTCGATGTGCTGCACCTGCACGAGCCGAATGCGCCCAGCCTGTCGATGCTTGCCCTACAGGCGGCCGAGGGGCCGATCGTCGCGACGTTTCACACGTCGACCACAAAGTCGTTGACGCTCAGCGTGTTTCAGGGAATCCTGCGGCCGTACCACGAGAAGATCGTCGGCCGGATCGCGGTGTCCGACCTGGCTCGCCGCTGGCAGATGGAGGCGCTGGGTTCCGACGCGGTCGAGATCCCCAACGGCGTCGACGTGACAGCACTCGCGTCGGCGCCACGACTCGAGGGCTATCCGCGCCCCGGCAAGACGGTGTTGTTCCTCGGCCGGTTCGACGAGCCCCGCAAGGGAATGGCGGTACTGGTCGGCGCGCTGCCCCGGCTGGTCGAGCAATTCGACGACATCGAGATTCTGATCGTCGGCCGCGGCGATGAGGACAAGCTGCGGGAGGAGTGCGGCGAGCTCGCCCGCCACCTGAAGTTCCTCGGTCAGGTCGACGACGCCGAGAAAGCGGCCGCGTTGCGCAGCGCCGACGTCTACTGTGCCCCGCACACCGGGGGCGAGAGCTTCGGCATCGTGCTCGTCGAGGCGATGGCCGCGGGGACCCCGGTGGTGGCCAGCGATCTCGACGCGTTCCGGCGGGTCCTGCTCGACGGCAAGGCCGGCCGGCTGGTTCCGGTCGACGACTCCGATGCGATGGCCGAGGCGCTGATCGAGGTGCTCGGCGATGACGCCTTGCGCAAACGCTACGTGGCGGCCGCCGACGTCGCGGTTCGCCGTTACGACTGGCCGGTGGTGGCCGACCAGATCATGCGGGTGTACGAGACCGTTGCGGGCGCCGGCATCAAAGTGCAGGCGGCCGGTAGTTCGGCGGGCCGTAGCGAAGCGACCCGGGGAAGTAGTTGA
- a CDS encoding phosphatidylinositol mannoside acyltransferase encodes MPRPEYLSDLGYAAGWRLVRAMPELFARNAFDAGAWYAAQGGGPEQLRKNLARVIGTTPAEVPNALIRASLASYARYWREAFRLPTMDHKKLGAQIDEAVTGKEHLEAALAAGRGAILALPHSGNWDMAGVWLVQANGTFTTVAERLKPESLYKRFLDYRESLGFEVLPLTSGAAEPATSDKRERSPYPVLVERLRANRVVCLMAERDLSRSGVPVDLFGEATRMPAGPAKLALETGAALLPVHSWFTDDGWVVDFYPELDCSSGDVGVITQALADRFGANIAEHPEDWHMLQPQWLADLSDEKRARLGAGGGPG; translated from the coding sequence CTGCCGCGACCCGAATACCTCAGCGACCTCGGGTATGCGGCGGGCTGGCGGCTGGTTCGCGCCATGCCGGAGCTGTTCGCGCGCAATGCTTTCGACGCCGGTGCCTGGTATGCGGCGCAGGGCGGTGGTCCCGAGCAACTGCGCAAGAACCTGGCCCGGGTCATCGGCACCACTCCCGCTGAGGTGCCGAATGCCCTGATTCGTGCTTCGCTGGCCTCCTACGCCCGATACTGGCGGGAGGCATTCCGGTTGCCGACGATGGATCACAAGAAGCTGGGCGCCCAGATCGACGAGGCGGTCACCGGCAAGGAACACCTGGAGGCTGCGTTGGCCGCCGGGCGCGGGGCGATTCTCGCGCTGCCCCACAGTGGCAACTGGGACATGGCCGGAGTCTGGTTGGTTCAGGCAAACGGCACCTTCACCACCGTCGCCGAGCGGCTCAAGCCCGAGTCGCTATACAAGCGGTTCCTCGACTACCGCGAAAGCCTCGGCTTCGAGGTGCTGCCCCTGACCAGCGGAGCCGCGGAGCCGGCGACATCTGACAAGCGTGAGCGGTCTCCTTATCCGGTGCTCGTCGAAAGATTGCGGGCCAACCGTGTGGTCTGTCTGATGGCCGAACGCGACCTGAGCCGCTCCGGCGTGCCGGTCGACCTGTTCGGGGAAGCCACCCGGATGCCGGCCGGTCCGGCCAAGCTGGCCCTGGAGACCGGCGCGGCGCTGCTGCCCGTGCATTCCTGGTTCACCGACGACGGTTGGGTCGTCGATTTCTACCCCGAGCTGGACTGCTCCAGCGGTGACGTCGGCGTCATCACCCAGGCGCTGGCCGACCGCTTCGGCGCGAACATCGCCGAACACCCCGAGGATTGGCACATGTTGCAGCCGCAGTGGCTGGCCGACCTGTCCGACGAAAAGCGTGCCCGCCTCGGGGCTGGAGGCGGGCCGGGCTGA
- the tesB gene encoding acyl-CoA thioesterase II — MAIEEILDLEQLEVNIYRGRVFSPDSGFLQRTFGGHVAGQSLVSAVRTVDPKFQVHSLHGYFLRPGDATAPAVYLVEALRDGGSFVTRRVNAVQHGETIFSMSASFQTDQSGIEHQDEMPAAPPPDDLPGFISKGGVFDDAGFAQFEEWDVRIVPRDQVARLPGKASQQQVWFKHKDPLPDDPVLHICALAYMSDLTLLGSAQVNHVEERKHLMVASLDHAMWFMRPFRADEWLLYDQSSPSSCGGRSLTQGKIFNQYGEMVAAVMQEGLTRYKRGYAGP, encoded by the coding sequence GTGGCAATCGAAGAGATCCTCGATCTGGAACAGCTCGAGGTCAACATTTACCGCGGCCGGGTTTTCAGCCCCGACTCCGGCTTCCTGCAGCGCACGTTCGGCGGCCACGTCGCCGGGCAGTCACTGGTCTCTGCGGTGCGCACGGTCGACCCCAAGTTTCAGGTGCACTCGCTGCACGGTTACTTCCTTCGCCCCGGCGACGCCACCGCACCGGCGGTGTACCTCGTCGAGGCGCTGCGCGACGGCGGCTCCTTCGTCACCCGGCGGGTCAACGCCGTCCAGCACGGCGAGACCATCTTCTCGATGTCGGCGTCATTCCAGACCGACCAGAGCGGCATCGAGCACCAGGACGAGATGCCCGCTGCGCCCCCGCCGGACGACCTGCCCGGGTTCATCTCCAAGGGCGGGGTGTTCGACGACGCGGGTTTCGCCCAGTTCGAGGAATGGGACGTTCGCATCGTGCCGCGCGATCAGGTGGCTCGCCTGCCCGGCAAAGCCTCTCAGCAGCAGGTGTGGTTCAAACACAAGGACCCGCTGCCCGACGATCCGGTGCTGCACATCTGCGCGCTGGCGTACATGAGCGACCTCACGCTGCTCGGCTCGGCGCAGGTCAACCATGTCGAGGAACGTAAACACCTGATGGTCGCCTCACTGGATCACGCGATGTGGTTCATGCGACCGTTCCGCGCCGACGAGTGGCTGCTCTACGACCAGTCCTCGCCGTCGTCGTGCGGCGGCCGGTCGCTGACTCAGGGCAAGATCTTCAACCAGTACGGCGAGATGGTCGCTGCGGTCATGCAGGAGGGACTGACCCGCTACAAGCGCGGATACGCCGGGCCGTGA
- a CDS encoding TIGR02611 family protein gives MTQLLHRWKHRRERLRTRPVADFAYRAVVGVVGLAVLTVGIVAIPYPGPGWAIVFVGLAILASEFYWAHRTLSFTKDRYDSAMGWFRGQGRWVQALGAVLTAAVVVATLWLFGAVGWSAGLLGFDHPALDSPIGLGA, from the coding sequence GTGACGCAGCTACTGCATCGATGGAAGCACCGGCGGGAGCGGCTGCGGACGCGGCCGGTCGCCGATTTCGCGTACCGAGCCGTGGTCGGCGTCGTCGGACTCGCCGTGCTTACCGTCGGCATCGTCGCCATTCCGTACCCGGGCCCCGGCTGGGCGATCGTGTTCGTCGGCCTGGCGATTCTGGCCAGCGAGTTCTATTGGGCGCACCGCACCCTGTCGTTCACCAAAGACCGCTATGACAGTGCGATGGGATGGTTCCGCGGGCAGGGTAGGTGGGTCCAGGCCTTGGGCGCGGTGCTCACCGCCGCGGTGGTGGTCGCCACGCTGTGGCTGTTCGGCGCGGTGGGCTGGTCGGCGGGACTGCTCGGCTTCGACCATCCCGCGTTGGACAGCCCCATCGGCCTCGGCGCCTGA
- a CDS encoding NUDIX domain-containing protein, translated as MQPLLYWSLTALLIIFLMVSALLALQTASRLDRLHIRYDLSWQALDGALARRAVVARAVAADTYRGRPEGKRLAALADAAERAPRAGREAAENELSAALAMVDPTSMPVSLVAELADAEARVLLARRFHNDAVRDTLALRERRPVRWLRLAGTAPLPTYFEIAERASNAAPADSDRVDRRTSARVVLLDEQGLVLLFCGSDPAFTGEGEAPRWWFTVGGAVWPGERLVDAAVREIAEETGLRVDPAAMVGPVWHRDKLIDFNGTVVASQEFYFVHRTSRFEPSTAGRTPLELRYIHGHRWCDSATIDQLAENGQTVYPLQLGELLEEANLLADGRGGADKELHPIH; from the coding sequence ATGCAGCCCCTGCTGTATTGGTCATTGACCGCGCTCCTGATCATCTTTCTGATGGTCAGCGCGCTGTTGGCCCTCCAAACCGCCAGCCGGCTGGATCGCCTGCACATCCGCTACGACCTGTCCTGGCAAGCGCTCGACGGGGCGCTGGCCCGGCGGGCGGTGGTGGCTCGCGCGGTCGCCGCCGACACCTACCGCGGGCGCCCCGAAGGCAAGCGGCTCGCGGCGCTGGCCGACGCCGCCGAGCGGGCCCCCCGCGCCGGCCGCGAAGCCGCGGAGAACGAGCTGTCCGCGGCGCTCGCCATGGTGGATCCGACGTCGATGCCGGTGTCGTTGGTCGCCGAGCTTGCCGACGCCGAAGCCCGGGTGCTGCTGGCCCGTCGATTTCACAATGACGCGGTGCGAGACACCCTTGCGCTGCGGGAACGCCGTCCGGTTCGGTGGCTGCGGCTGGCCGGTACCGCGCCGCTGCCCACCTACTTCGAGATCGCCGAGCGGGCGTCGAACGCTGCCCCGGCAGACTCCGACCGGGTGGACCGGCGGACGTCGGCCCGGGTGGTCCTGCTCGATGAGCAGGGTCTGGTGCTGCTGTTCTGCGGGTCGGACCCCGCGTTCACAGGCGAGGGTGAGGCGCCGCGCTGGTGGTTCACCGTCGGCGGTGCGGTGTGGCCGGGGGAGCGATTGGTGGACGCCGCTGTGCGAGAGATCGCCGAGGAAACCGGGCTGCGGGTGGACCCGGCCGCGATGGTGGGGCCGGTCTGGCACCGCGACAAGCTGATCGACTTCAACGGCACCGTCGTGGCCAGCCAGGAGTTCTACTTCGTGCACCGCACGTCCCGGTTTGAACCGAGCACGGCTGGGCGCACCCCCTTGGAACTGCGGTACATTCACGGCCACCGATGGTGCGATTCCGCCACGATCGATCAGCTGGCCGAGAACGGGCAGACGGTGTACCCGCTGCAGCTCGGGGAACTGCTCGAGGAGGCAAACCTGCTGGCCGACGGCCGGGGTGGGGCCGACAAGGAGTTGCACCCGATCCACTAA
- the pgsA gene encoding phosphatidylinositol phosphate synthase, which yields MSDFYLMTRAAYAKLSTPVAKAALKVGLTPDMVTIIGTAGSVLAALIMFPIGQLWWGSVAVFVFVLADMLDGAMARQRGGGTRFGAVLDATCDRISDGAIFCGLLWWVVFSMHSSSLAVATMICLVTSQVISYVKARAEASGLEGGGGLIERPERLIIVLVGAGFSDLPFFPIPMVLPIAMWLLAVTSLVTVGQRVHSVRSSPGAMDKIPPTTAQPVGDEPESGES from the coding sequence GTGAGCGACTTCTACCTGATGACCCGCGCGGCGTACGCCAAGCTGAGCACGCCGGTGGCCAAGGCCGCGCTGAAGGTCGGGTTGACCCCGGACATGGTGACGATCATCGGCACCGCGGGTTCGGTGCTCGCCGCACTGATCATGTTTCCGATCGGTCAGCTGTGGTGGGGTTCGGTGGCTGTGTTCGTCTTCGTGCTCGCCGACATGCTCGACGGTGCCATGGCGCGGCAACGGGGCGGCGGCACCCGGTTCGGGGCGGTTCTCGATGCCACGTGCGACCGCATCAGCGACGGCGCGATCTTCTGTGGGTTGCTCTGGTGGGTGGTCTTCAGCATGCACAGCTCGTCGTTGGCTGTTGCCACGATGATCTGCCTGGTGACCTCGCAGGTGATCTCCTACGTCAAGGCCCGCGCCGAGGCCAGCGGGCTCGAGGGCGGCGGTGGACTGATCGAGCGTCCCGAGCGGCTGATCATCGTGCTGGTCGGCGCCGGATTCTCCGACCTGCCGTTCTTCCCGATTCCGATGGTGTTGCCCATCGCGATGTGGCTGCTGGCGGTGACCAGTCTGGTGACGGTGGGCCAGCGGGTGCACTCGGTGCGCTCGAGCCCCGGTGCCATGGACAAGATTCCGCCCACCACCGCCCAGCCGGTCGGCGACGAACCCGAGAGCGGCGAGTCGTGA
- the pdxT gene encoding pyridoxal 5'-phosphate synthase glutaminase subunit PdxT, producing the protein MSVHVGVLALQGDTREHLAALREAGAEASTVRRPSELDAVDALVIPGGESTTMSHLLREFDLLDPLRKRLADGMPAYGSCAGMILLATEILDAGAEGREAVPLGGIDMTVRRNAFGRQVDSFEGDIAFEGLDGPAHAVFIRAPWVERVGPDVQVLARADDHIVAVRQGRVLATAFHPEMTGDRRVHKLFVDVVAHRA; encoded by the coding sequence GTGAGCGTGCATGTGGGCGTGCTGGCCCTGCAGGGCGACACCCGTGAACACCTGGCAGCCCTGCGCGAGGCCGGCGCCGAAGCGTCCACCGTGCGTCGCCCGTCCGAACTCGACGCCGTCGACGCCCTGGTCATCCCGGGTGGTGAGTCGACGACGATGAGTCATCTGCTGCGCGAATTCGACCTGCTGGACCCGCTGCGCAAGCGCCTGGCCGACGGCATGCCCGCCTACGGCTCGTGCGCGGGCATGATCCTGCTGGCCACCGAGATCCTCGACGCCGGCGCCGAGGGCCGCGAAGCGGTGCCCCTGGGCGGCATCGATATGACCGTGCGGCGCAACGCTTTCGGCCGGCAGGTGGATAGCTTCGAAGGTGACATCGCTTTCGAAGGGCTAGACGGTCCAGCACACGCGGTGTTCATCCGGGCGCCGTGGGTGGAGCGGGTAGGGCCCGACGTTCAGGTGTTGGCGCGCGCCGACGACCACATCGTGGCGGTGCGGCAGGGCCGCGTCCTGGCGACCGCGTTTCACCCGGAAATGACTGGTGACAGGCGGGTCCACAAGCTGTTCGTGGACGTGGTGGCCCACCGCGCCTAG
- the pdxS gene encoding pyridoxal 5'-phosphate synthase lyase subunit PdxS yields the protein METGATAAGSNGSASAQTGTARVKRGMAEMLKGGVIMDVVTPEQARIAEGAGAVAVMALERVPADIRAQGGVARMSDPDLIEGIISAVTIPVMAKARIGHFVEAQILQSLGVDYVDESEVLTPADYTHHIDKWKFTVPFVCGATNLGEALRRITEGAAMIRSKGEAGTGDVSNATTHMRSIGAEIRRLTSLSEDELYVAAKDMQAPYDLVVEVARAGKLPVTLFTAGGIATPADAAMMMQLGAEGVFVGSGIFKSGDPAVRAAAIVKATTFYDDPDVLARVSRGLGEPMVGINVEEIAEPHRLAQRGW from the coding sequence GTGGAAACCGGAGCTACCGCGGCTGGATCCAACGGCTCGGCCAGCGCGCAGACGGGTACCGCTCGGGTCAAGCGCGGCATGGCGGAGATGCTCAAGGGCGGCGTCATCATGGACGTCGTCACCCCCGAACAGGCACGTATCGCCGAGGGTGCCGGGGCGGTCGCCGTCATGGCGCTGGAGCGCGTGCCGGCGGACATTCGCGCCCAGGGCGGCGTGGCCCGCATGAGCGACCCAGACCTGATCGAAGGCATCATCTCCGCGGTCACCATCCCGGTGATGGCCAAGGCGCGGATCGGGCATTTCGTCGAGGCGCAGATCCTGCAGAGCCTCGGAGTGGACTACGTCGACGAGTCCGAGGTGCTGACCCCGGCCGACTACACCCACCACATCGACAAGTGGAAATTCACCGTGCCGTTCGTCTGCGGTGCGACCAATCTGGGCGAGGCGCTGCGGCGCATCACCGAGGGCGCGGCGATGATCCGCTCCAAGGGCGAGGCCGGCACCGGCGACGTCTCCAACGCGACCACGCACATGCGGTCGATCGGCGCGGAGATCCGCCGGCTGACGTCGCTGTCGGAGGACGAACTCTATGTCGCCGCCAAGGACATGCAGGCGCCCTATGACCTCGTTGTCGAGGTGGCCCGGGCGGGCAAGCTGCCGGTCACGTTGTTCACCGCGGGCGGCATCGCCACGCCCGCGGATGCCGCGATGATGATGCAACTCGGGGCCGAGGGCGTGTTTGTCGGCTCGGGCATCTTCAAGTCCGGTGACCCCGCGGTACGGGCCGCGGCCATCGTCAAGGCCACCACCTTCTACGACGACCCCGATGTGCTGGCACGGGTGTCGCGGGGGTTGGGTGAGCCCATGGTCGGAATCAACGTGGAGGAGATCGCGGAGCCGCACCGACTCGCTCAGCGCGGCTGGTAA
- a CDS encoding HIT domain-containing protein, which yields MADDAKAYTDRGAGEPDRLQRLWTPHRMSYILDVPAQKSAGGSAGSSQPFTDIPTLPDEDGLVVARGEQVYVVLNLYPYNPGHLMVVPYRRVSELEDLSTDESAELMAFTQKAIRVIKAVSSPDGFNVGLNLGRSAGGSLAEHLHMHVVPRWAGDANFITIVGETKVIPQLLRDTRKLLADGWAAQP from the coding sequence GTGGCTGACGACGCGAAGGCGTACACCGATCGGGGCGCGGGGGAGCCCGACCGCCTCCAGCGGCTGTGGACACCGCACCGGATGAGCTACATCCTCGATGTGCCCGCACAGAAGTCGGCCGGCGGGTCGGCGGGATCGTCGCAGCCGTTCACCGACATCCCCACCCTGCCCGACGAGGACGGTTTGGTGGTGGCCCGCGGTGAGCAGGTCTACGTCGTGCTGAATCTTTATCCGTACAACCCCGGTCACCTGATGGTGGTGCCCTACCGGCGGGTGTCGGAACTGGAGGATCTGTCCACCGACGAGAGCGCGGAGCTGATGGCCTTCACGCAGAAGGCGATTCGCGTCATCAAGGCGGTGTCGAGCCCGGACGGCTTCAACGTCGGGCTCAACCTCGGCAGGTCGGCAGGCGGATCGTTGGCCGAGCACCTGCACATGCATGTGGTGCCCCGCTGGGCCGGCGACGCCAACTTCATCACGATCGTCGGTGAAACCAAGGTCATCCCGCAGCTGCTGCGTGACACTCGCAAGCTGCTGGCCGACGGGTGGGCTGCGCAGCCGTGA
- the thrS gene encoding threonine--tRNA ligase, with protein MSAPAHPAPAAPIRVPAGTTAGTAVRDAGLPGRGEPGAIVVVRDAEDKLRDLSWTPDTDVEVIPVAADTEDGRSVIRHSAAHVLAQAVQELFPQAKLGIGPPITDGFYYDFDVPEAFTPEDLEKLEKRMQKIVKDGQLFARRVYESKDQARAELANEPYKLELVDDKSGDADIMEVGGDELTAYDNLNPRTRERVWGDLCRGPHIPTTRYIPAFKLTRSSAAYWRGDQNNASLQRIYGTAWESQEALDRHLELIEEAQRRDHRKLGVELDLFSFPDELGSGLPVFHPKGGIIRRELEDYSRRKHEQAGYEFVNTPHITKEQLYITSGHLEWYADGMFPPMHIDAEFDEDGKLRKPGQDYYLKPMNCPMHHLIYRARGRSYRELPLRLFEFGSVYRYEKSGVVHGLTRVRGMTQDDAHIYTTREQMRDELASLLQFVLDLLADYGLNDFYLELSTKNPEKAVGSDEMWDEATETLREVAEASGLHLVPDPGGAAFYGPKISVQVNDALGRSWQMSTIQLDFNMPDRFELEYTAADGTRQRPVLIHRALFGSIERFFGVLTEHYAGAFPAWLAPVQAVGVPVAEAHVPYLEDVAAELRSRRVRVEVDTSDDRMAKKLVNHTNQKVPFMLLAGDRDVEAGAVSFRFGDRTQINGVPRGQAIDTIVKWIADRENATPTAELVKVDGG; from the coding sequence ATGAGCGCCCCCGCACACCCCGCCCCAGCTGCCCCGATCCGGGTGCCTGCCGGGACTACCGCGGGCACGGCGGTGCGCGATGCGGGTCTGCCGGGCCGCGGTGAACCCGGTGCGATCGTCGTCGTACGCGACGCCGAGGACAAACTGCGCGACCTGAGCTGGACGCCGGACACCGACGTCGAGGTCATCCCGGTCGCCGCCGACACCGAGGACGGCCGTAGCGTGATCCGGCACTCGGCCGCCCATGTGCTCGCCCAGGCGGTGCAGGAGCTGTTCCCGCAAGCCAAGCTCGGCATCGGCCCGCCGATCACCGACGGCTTCTATTACGACTTCGACGTGCCCGAGGCGTTCACGCCCGAAGATCTGGAGAAGCTCGAGAAGCGGATGCAGAAGATCGTCAAGGACGGTCAGCTGTTCGCGCGACGGGTATACGAGTCCAAGGACCAGGCCCGCGCCGAGCTCGCGAACGAGCCGTACAAGCTGGAACTGGTAGACGACAAGTCCGGCGACGCGGACATCATGGAAGTCGGCGGTGACGAGCTCACCGCCTACGACAACCTCAATCCCCGCACCCGCGAACGGGTTTGGGGTGATTTGTGCCGCGGGCCGCACATCCCCACGACCCGCTACATCCCGGCGTTCAAGCTGACCCGCAGCTCGGCGGCGTACTGGCGCGGCGACCAGAACAATGCCAGCCTGCAACGCATCTACGGGACGGCCTGGGAATCGCAGGAGGCGCTGGACCGCCACCTCGAACTGATCGAGGAGGCGCAGCGCCGCGACCACCGCAAGCTCGGGGTGGAGCTGGACCTGTTCAGCTTCCCCGACGAATTGGGTTCGGGCCTACCGGTTTTCCATCCGAAGGGCGGCATCATCCGGCGTGAGCTGGAGGACTACTCGCGGCGCAAGCATGAGCAGGCCGGCTACGAATTCGTCAACACCCCGCACATCACCAAGGAACAGCTCTACATCACCTCAGGTCACCTGGAGTGGTACGCCGACGGCATGTTCCCGCCGATGCACATCGACGCCGAGTTCGACGAGGACGGCAAGCTGCGCAAACCGGGGCAGGACTACTACCTCAAGCCCATGAACTGCCCGATGCACCACCTGATCTACCGGGCCCGGGGCCGGTCCTACCGCGAACTTCCGTTGCGGCTCTTCGAGTTCGGCTCGGTGTACCGCTATGAGAAATCCGGTGTGGTGCACGGGCTGACCCGGGTGCGCGGCATGACGCAGGACGATGCGCACATCTACACCACCCGCGAGCAGATGCGCGACGAGCTCGCCTCGCTGCTGCAGTTCGTGCTCGACCTGCTCGCCGATTACGGCCTGAACGACTTCTACCTGGAGCTGTCGACCAAGAACCCGGAGAAGGCCGTCGGCTCCGACGAGATGTGGGACGAGGCCACCGAAACACTGCGTGAGGTAGCCGAGGCCTCCGGTCTGCATCTGGTGCCCGATCCCGGGGGAGCGGCGTTCTACGGGCCCAAGATCTCCGTCCAGGTCAACGACGCACTGGGCCGCAGCTGGCAGATGTCGACCATCCAGCTCGACTTCAACATGCCCGACCGTTTCGAGCTGGAATACACCGCGGCCGACGGCACCCGCCAGCGACCGGTGCTGATCCACCGCGCGCTGTTCGGCTCGATCGAGCGGTTCTTCGGAGTGCTCACCGAGCACTACGCCGGCGCTTTCCCGGCCTGGCTGGCGCCCGTGCAGGCGGTCGGCGTCCCGGTCGCGGAAGCCCACGTGCCGTACCTGGAAGACGTTGCCGCGGAGCTGAGGTCACGCCGCGTGCGGGTCGAGGTCGACACCAGCGACGACCGGATGGCCAAGAAGCTTGTGAATCACACCAACCAGAAGGTGCCGTTCATGTTGCTGGCCGGTGACCGCGACGTGGAGGCCGGCGCCGTGAGCTTCCGGTTCGGAGACCGCACCCAGATCAACGGAGTACCCCGGGGTCAGGCGATCGACACGATCGTGAAATGGATCGCCGATCGTGAGAATGCCACGCCCACAGCCGAACTGGTGAAGGTCGACGGTGGCTGA
- a CDS encoding carboxymuconolactone decarboxylase family protein, translating to MDQATYDKGRQIRAAVLGEEYVANAERQADDFSKPLQDLLTEYCWGAVWGREELPLKTRSMLNLAMISVLNRPHELKTHVRGALTNGVTREEIREILLQVAIYAGAPAAVDAFRVAREAFAELDAP from the coding sequence ATGGACCAGGCGACGTACGACAAAGGACGACAGATCCGCGCCGCGGTGCTCGGCGAGGAGTACGTCGCCAACGCCGAGCGGCAGGCCGACGACTTCAGCAAGCCGCTTCAGGATCTGCTCACCGAGTACTGCTGGGGCGCGGTGTGGGGGCGCGAGGAACTGCCGCTCAAAACCCGCAGCATGCTCAATCTGGCGATGATCTCAGTGCTCAACCGTCCGCACGAATTGAAGACCCATGTGCGCGGCGCCTTGACCAACGGTGTCACCCGCGAGGAGATCCGCGAGATCCTGCTACAGGTGGCGATCTACGCCGGTGCGCCCGCCGCGGTCGACGCCTTCCGAGTCGCGCGGGAGGCCTTCGCCGAACTCGACGCCCCATGA